The Micromonospora krabiensis genome window below encodes:
- a CDS encoding RrF2 family transcriptional regulator: MRLSARVDYALRAVAELAATGSGPGRGRPVTADQIARAQEIPPKFLESILLQLRRGGVVNAQRGPEGGYWLARPAEEISLAEVIRVIDGPLAHVRGQRPEDLGYHGAARSLQEVWIALRASEREILELVTVADVAAGTLPPRVTELAADPRAWT, encoded by the coding sequence ATGCGCCTCTCCGCTCGGGTCGACTATGCCCTCCGCGCCGTCGCCGAGCTCGCGGCGACGGGCAGCGGCCCCGGCCGGGGTCGCCCGGTCACGGCCGACCAGATCGCCCGGGCGCAGGAGATCCCGCCGAAGTTCCTGGAGAGCATCCTGCTCCAGCTGCGCCGCGGCGGCGTCGTGAACGCCCAGCGGGGCCCGGAGGGCGGCTACTGGCTGGCCCGCCCGGCGGAGGAGATCTCCCTGGCCGAGGTGATCCGGGTGATCGACGGGCCGCTGGCCCACGTACGCGGACAGCGACCGGAGGACCTCGGCTACCACGGTGCCGCCCGCTCCCTCCAGGAGGTCTGGATCGCGCTGCGGGCCAGCGAGCGGGAGATCCTGGAGCTGGTGACCGTGGCCGACGTCGCGGCCGGCACCCTGCCGCCCCGGGTGACCGAACTGGCCGCCGACCCGCGCGCCTGGACCTGA
- a CDS encoding sulfite exporter TauE/SafE family protein, with the protein MRKLLVLALVGLAAQLVDGSLGMAYGLTSSTLLLVAGVAPAAASASVHLAEVGTTLAAGVAHWRFGNVDWRVVSRIALPGALGAFAGATVLSSLSTESAAPWMAGILFALGAYLLVRFTRPLRSAGTGGRLRGRFLGPLGLVAGFVDATGGGGWGPVATPALLVSGRLEPRKVIGSVDTAETVVALAASAGFLIGLGSEGFLLPTVAALLVGGLIAAPVAAWLVRTVPAQLLGAAVGGVIVLTNARTLLRAGAVGTPLSGVVYGLLAAGWLTALALALRALRRTRQDRALAEPAPVTDTAGTVAQPRRLPVAVDS; encoded by the coding sequence ATGCGCAAGCTGCTGGTCCTCGCCCTGGTCGGGCTCGCCGCGCAGCTCGTCGACGGCTCACTCGGCATGGCGTACGGGCTGACCTCGTCCACCCTGCTGCTGGTCGCCGGGGTGGCGCCGGCCGCCGCGTCGGCCTCGGTGCACCTCGCGGAGGTCGGCACCACGCTCGCCGCCGGCGTCGCGCACTGGCGGTTCGGCAACGTCGACTGGCGGGTGGTCTCCCGGATCGCCCTGCCCGGCGCGCTCGGTGCCTTCGCCGGCGCCACCGTCCTCAGCTCCCTGTCCACCGAGTCCGCCGCGCCGTGGATGGCCGGCATCCTGTTCGCCCTCGGCGCGTACCTGCTGGTGCGGTTCACCCGACCGCTGCGCTCCGCCGGCACCGGGGGTCGCCTGCGGGGGCGGTTCCTCGGCCCGCTCGGTCTGGTCGCCGGGTTCGTCGACGCCACCGGCGGTGGAGGCTGGGGTCCCGTCGCCACGCCGGCGCTGCTGGTCTCCGGCCGCCTGGAGCCGCGCAAGGTGATCGGCTCGGTCGACACCGCCGAGACCGTGGTGGCCCTCGCGGCGAGCGCCGGCTTCCTGATCGGCCTCGGCTCCGAGGGCTTCCTCCTGCCCACCGTGGCCGCCCTGCTGGTCGGTGGCCTGATCGCCGCTCCGGTCGCCGCCTGGCTGGTGCGGACCGTCCCGGCCCAGCTGCTCGGGGCCGCCGTCGGCGGCGTGATCGTCCTGACCAACGCCCGCACCCTGCTGCGCGCCGGTGCGGTGGGGACCCCGCTGTCCGGTGTGGTCTACGGGCTGCTCGCCGCCGGCTGGCTGACCGCCCTGGCGCTCGCCCTCCGGGCGCTACGCCGCACCCGCCAGGATCGGGCGCTCGCCGAGCCGGCGCCCGTCACCGACACCGCCGGCACCGTCGCTCAGCCGCGCCGGCTGCCGGTCGCGGTGGACTCCTGA
- a CDS encoding pyridoxal-dependent decarboxylase — protein sequence MAEHMDPEEFRRAGYAVVDWIADYWSTLGQRPVVSGDPPGALAAALPAGPPVDGEPVDAVLADLDALVAPRLTHWQHPGFFGYFPANTSGPSVLGDLVSSGLGVQGMLWATSPACTELETVMMDWLAGLLDLPRRFRSDTRGGGVIQDSASSATLVATLAALHRASDGRWREAGVDRRYRAYTSTHGHSSIEKAARIAGLGADGVRAVEVDPASQAMRPAALCAAIEADRAAGEVPAIVVATIGTTSTTAVDPLPEIGAICAEYGIWLHVDAAYAGAAAVCPELRWSHAGLEFADSYCFDPHKWLLTGFDCDAFWVADRGELVEALTVMPEFLRNAATESGAVLDYRDWQVPLGRRFRALKLWFVLRWYGVEGLRAHVRRGVALAARFAGRVRADDRFELAAAHPFSLVCFRLRAADEVNAELLARVNGTGRVHLTHTRVDGRFTLRLAVGSPQTAEAHVDEAWTLLQATADDLMAT from the coding sequence GTGGCCGAGCACATGGATCCCGAGGAGTTCCGCCGCGCCGGTTACGCGGTGGTGGACTGGATCGCCGACTACTGGTCGACGCTGGGGCAGCGCCCGGTGGTGTCGGGTGACCCGCCCGGGGCGCTCGCGGCGGCGCTGCCGGCGGGCCCTCCGGTGGACGGTGAGCCCGTCGACGCGGTCCTCGCCGACCTGGACGCGCTGGTCGCGCCTCGGCTGACCCACTGGCAGCACCCCGGTTTCTTCGGCTACTTCCCGGCCAACACCTCGGGTCCGAGCGTGCTCGGCGACCTGGTCAGCTCCGGGCTGGGCGTGCAGGGCATGCTGTGGGCGACCAGCCCGGCCTGCACCGAGCTGGAGACGGTGATGATGGACTGGCTGGCCGGGCTGCTGGACCTGCCGCGGCGGTTCCGGTCGGACACCCGCGGTGGCGGGGTCATCCAGGACTCGGCGTCGTCGGCGACCCTGGTGGCCACCCTGGCCGCGCTGCACCGGGCCAGCGACGGCCGCTGGCGGGAGGCCGGCGTCGACCGGCGCTACCGGGCCTACACGTCGACCCACGGGCACTCCTCCATCGAGAAAGCCGCCCGGATCGCCGGGCTGGGCGCCGACGGGGTGCGCGCGGTCGAGGTGGACCCGGCCAGCCAGGCGATGCGGCCGGCCGCGTTGTGCGCCGCGATCGAGGCGGACCGGGCCGCCGGTGAGGTGCCGGCGATCGTGGTGGCGACCATCGGTACCACCTCCACCACGGCCGTCGACCCGCTGCCGGAGATCGGGGCGATCTGCGCCGAGTACGGGATCTGGCTGCACGTGGACGCCGCGTACGCGGGTGCGGCCGCGGTCTGCCCGGAGCTGCGCTGGTCGCACGCCGGACTGGAGTTCGCCGACTCGTACTGCTTCGACCCGCACAAGTGGCTGCTGACCGGGTTCGACTGCGACGCGTTCTGGGTGGCCGACCGGGGCGAGTTGGTCGAGGCGCTGACCGTGATGCCGGAGTTCCTGCGCAACGCCGCGACCGAGTCCGGTGCGGTGCTCGACTACCGGGACTGGCAGGTGCCGCTGGGTCGCCGGTTCCGGGCGCTGAAGCTGTGGTTCGTGCTGCGCTGGTACGGCGTCGAGGGGCTGCGCGCGCACGTGCGCCGCGGGGTGGCGCTGGCCGCCCGGTTCGCCGGGCGGGTACGCGCCGACGACCGGTTCGAGCTGGCCGCCGCGCATCCGTTCTCGCTGGTGTGCTTCCGGCTACGGGCCGCCGACGAGGTCAACGCCGAGCTGCTGGCCCGGGTCAACGGCACCGGCCGGGTCCACCTGACGCACACCCGGGTCGACGGCCGGTTCACGCTGCGGCTGGCGGTCGGCTCCCCACAGACCGCCGAGGCGCACGTCGACGAGGCGTGGACGCTGCTCCAGGCAACCGCCGACGACCTCATGGCAACCTGA